A stretch of the Geovibrio thiophilus genome encodes the following:
- a CDS encoding polyprenyl synthetase family protein has product MNDFNLKGYVGFWAERVEKFFESYIVSADIHASGLVKSMNYSLGAGGKRMRPAVIFSSFGIFDNYFDKVTPYAAAVEILHTYSLIHDDLPAMDNDDFRRGKPTNHKVFGEATAILAGDALLTKAFEIMLNKEINPDIEAPLMAEAAFKLAVAAGDKGMVGGQFADMQAEKTDPEVETVDYIHMHKTASLIAYCAELGAVLGYGEEIDKANMKSYGRKIGLAFQVVDDVLDVTSTAEELGKSIGKDAAEGKATYTALYGVERSMRIASELTAEAIAIVEPYGKAARPCIEIAKYVLERKN; this is encoded by the coding sequence ATGAATGATTTCAATCTGAAAGGCTATGTGGGCTTCTGGGCGGAGCGTGTTGAGAAATTTTTTGAAAGCTATATAGTCTCTGCGGATATTCATGCCTCCGGACTTGTGAAATCCATGAACTACAGCCTCGGCGCAGGGGGAAAGCGTATGCGCCCCGCGGTTATCTTTTCATCCTTCGGCATATTTGACAATTATTTCGACAAGGTCACCCCCTATGCCGCCGCAGTGGAGATTCTGCATACATATTCCCTGATTCATGACGATCTCCCCGCCATGGACAATGATGATTTCCGCAGGGGCAAACCCACAAACCATAAGGTTTTCGGTGAGGCGACAGCGATTCTCGCCGGAGACGCTCTGCTTACCAAGGCTTTTGAGATAATGCTGAATAAAGAGATCAACCCCGATATAGAAGCCCCGCTCATGGCGGAGGCGGCGTTCAAGCTGGCAGTCGCCGCAGGGGATAAGGGCATGGTGGGCGGTCAGTTCGCCGATATGCAGGCGGAGAAAACCGATCCGGAAGTCGAAACCGTGGACTATATCCATATGCACAAGACAGCAAGCCTCATAGCCTACTGCGCCGAACTTGGCGCTGTTCTCGGCTACGGGGAAGAGATAGATAAAGCGAACATGAAGTCCTACGGCAGAAAGATAGGTCTCGCCTTTCAGGTGGTGGATGACGTGCTTGACGTTACCTCCACAGCGGAGGAACTGGGTAAGAGCATAGGCAAGGACGCGGCGGAGGGCAAAGCGACATACACAGCCCTTTACGGGGTTGAGAGGTCTATGAGGATTGCCTCCGAGCTCACCGCAGAGGCGATAGCCATAGTCGAGCCGTACGGCAAGGCGGCAAGACCCTGTATCGAGATAGCCAAGTATGTGCTGGAGCGTAAGAATTAG
- the xseB gene encoding exodeoxyribonuclease VII small subunit yields the protein MKETGAFETKLKRLEEIVEKLENSELDIETTLALFQEGMQLGRESRKMLDEIEIKVNKVLSADSEGNVRTEPADE from the coding sequence ATGAAAGAGACAGGCGCTTTTGAAACCAAGCTGAAAAGGCTTGAGGAAATAGTGGAAAAGCTTGAGAACTCGGAGCTTGATATAGAAACTACCCTCGCGCTTTTTCAGGAAGGGATGCAGCTCGGCAGAGAATCACGCAAAATGCTTGATGAAATAGAGATAAAGGTTAATAAAGTTCTCAGCGCGGACAGCGAAGGGAACGTACGCACGGAGCCTGCCGATGAATGA
- the bcp gene encoding thioredoxin-dependent thiol peroxidase, with protein sequence MAELKTGDPAPDFSLEGDDGKVYSLSDFSGKKLILYFYPKDNTPGCTTEAREFTALVKEYAEEGCKIIGVSPDSAASHKKFKEKQNLDILLLSDPDKICAAAFGAYGEKKNYGVTYTGIIRSTFVIDTDGTVLKVFKNVKAKGHAEKVLCELR encoded by the coding sequence ATGGCTGAACTCAAAACGGGCGACCCCGCCCCTGATTTTTCTCTGGAAGGGGATGACGGCAAGGTTTATTCTCTCTCCGATTTCAGCGGAAAAAAGCTGATTCTCTATTTTTACCCAAAGGATAACACTCCCGGATGCACCACGGAAGCTCGTGAGTTCACAGCGCTTGTGAAGGAATACGCCGAAGAAGGCTGCAAAATCATCGGCGTGAGCCCGGACAGTGCTGCCAGTCATAAAAAGTTTAAGGAAAAACAGAATCTTGACATTCTGCTTCTCTCCGATCCCGATAAAATATGCGCGGCAGCTTTCGGCGCATATGGTGAAAAGAAAAACTACGGTGTAACATACACAGGTATAATCCGTTCCACCTTCGTTATTGACACGGACGGAACAGTGCTGAAGGTTTTTAAGAACGTCAAGGCGAAGGGGCACGCTGAGAAAGTGCTGTGTGAACTGAGATGA